Proteins encoded together in one Streptomyces rubradiris window:
- a CDS encoding tectonin domain-containing protein, which translates to MADWKQISGGLTRIAVGSRTNVWGVNSAGNIYHYTNNDASPWVQIPGGLSDIGAGADGTVWGVNSAGNIYRYTGDQGSGHWKQISGGLTRIAVGSRTNVWGVNSAGNIYRYTNNDASPWVQIPGGLSDIGAGADGTVWGVNSAGNIYRYTGDQESGHWKQISGGLRAIAAGSRTTVWGVNSAGNIYHYTNNDASPWVQIPGGLSDIGAGADGTVWGVNSAGNIYRYTGDLPG; encoded by the coding sequence ATGGCCGACTGGAAGCAGATCAGCGGTGGGTTGACGCGGATCGCGGTGGGTTCGCGTACGAACGTGTGGGGCGTGAACTCGGCGGGGAACATCTACCACTACACCAACAACGACGCGAGTCCGTGGGTGCAGATTCCCGGTGGGCTGTCGGACATCGGGGCGGGTGCGGACGGCACGGTGTGGGGGGTGAACTCGGCCGGGAACATCTACCGTTACACCGGTGACCAGGGCTCCGGTCACTGGAAGCAGATCAGCGGTGGGTTGACGCGGATCGCGGTGGGTTCGCGTACGAACGTGTGGGGTGTGAACTCGGCGGGGAACATCTACCGCTACACGAACAACGACGCGAGTCCGTGGGTGCAGATTCCCGGTGGGCTGTCGGACATCGGGGCGGGTGCGGACGGCACGGTGTGGGGGGTGAACTCGGCCGGGAACATCTACCGTTACACCGGCGACCAGGAGTCTGGCCACTGGAAGCAGATCAGCGGCGGGCTGAGGGCGATCGCCGCCGGCTCCCGCACCACGGTGTGGGGCGTGAACTCGGCGGGGAACATCTACCACTACACCAACAACGACGCGAGTCCGTGGGTGCAGATTCCCGGTGGACTGTCGGACATCGGGGCGGGCGCGGACGGCACCGTGTGGGGTGTCAACTCGGCCGGGAACATCTACCGTTACACCGGCGACCTGCCCGGCTGA
- a CDS encoding CatB-related O-acetyltransferase produces the protein MPVPADPTVLHPMPGQPRVVLLKPLVKSPLIEVGEYSYYDDPDDPTAFETRNVLYHYGPEKLIIGKFCALGTGVRFIMNGANHRMDGPSTFPFPTMGGSWADHFDLLTDLPNRGDTVVGNDVWFGHGTTVMPGVRIGHGAIIGSGAVVTADVPDYGIVGGNPARLIRTRYSDEEIARLLAVAWWDWPAEHITEHVRTIMSGTINDLEAAAPGGGRA, from the coding sequence ATGCCCGTACCCGCCGATCCGACCGTCCTGCACCCCATGCCCGGACAGCCTCGCGTGGTCCTGCTCAAGCCGCTGGTGAAGTCCCCGCTGATCGAGGTCGGGGAGTACTCGTACTACGACGACCCGGACGACCCCACCGCGTTCGAGACCCGCAACGTGCTCTACCACTACGGTCCGGAAAAGCTGATCATCGGTAAATTCTGTGCGCTGGGGACGGGGGTGCGGTTCATCATGAACGGCGCCAACCACCGTATGGACGGCCCTTCCACGTTTCCGTTCCCCACCATGGGCGGCTCCTGGGCCGACCACTTCGACCTGCTCACCGACCTGCCGAACCGGGGAGACACCGTCGTCGGCAACGACGTCTGGTTCGGCCACGGCACGACGGTGATGCCGGGCGTACGGATCGGACACGGCGCGATCATCGGCTCCGGCGCCGTGGTCACCGCCGACGTACCCGACTACGGCATCGTCGGTGGCAACCCGGCCCGTCTCATCCGCACCCGCTACTCCGACGAGGAGATCGCCCGGCTGCTCGCGGTGGCCTGGTGGGACTGGCCCGCGGAGCACATCACCGAGCACGTGCGCACGATCATGTCGGGCACCATCAACGACCTGGAGGCCGCCGCTCCGGGCGGCGGTCGGGCGTAG
- the gap gene encoding type I glyceraldehyde-3-phosphate dehydrogenase — MTRIAINGFGRIGRNVLRALLERDSALEVVAVNDLTEPTVLARLLAYDTTAGRLGRPVSADGDTLVVDGRRIKVLAEREPARLPWAELGVDIVLESTGRFTSAKAARAHLDAGARKVLVSAPSDGADVTLAYGVNTGAYDAALHTIVSNASCTTNALAPLASVLDELAGIEHGFMTTVHAYTQEQNLQDGPHRDARRARAAAVNIVPTTTGAAKAIGLVLPNLDGKLSGDSIRVPVPVGSIVELNTTVSREVSRDEVLAAYRAAAEGPLAGILEYSEDPLVSSDITGNPASSVFDSALTRVDGRHVKVVAWYDNEWGFSNRVLDTLDLLAAR, encoded by the coding sequence ATGACCCGCATAGCCATCAACGGATTCGGCCGCATCGGACGCAACGTGCTGCGCGCGCTGCTCGAACGCGACAGCGCTCTGGAGGTCGTCGCCGTCAACGACCTCACGGAGCCCACCGTCCTGGCGCGACTGCTCGCCTACGACACGACGGCCGGCCGGCTCGGCCGGCCGGTGAGCGCCGACGGGGACACGCTCGTCGTCGACGGCCGGCGCATCAAGGTGCTGGCCGAGCGGGAGCCGGCGCGGTTGCCGTGGGCCGAACTCGGGGTGGACATCGTCCTGGAGTCGACCGGCCGTTTCACCTCGGCCAAGGCGGCCCGCGCGCATCTGGACGCGGGCGCGAGGAAGGTACTCGTCAGCGCTCCGTCGGACGGTGCCGACGTCACGCTCGCGTACGGGGTCAACACCGGGGCGTACGACGCGGCCCTGCACACGATCGTCTCGAACGCCTCCTGCACGACGAACGCGCTCGCGCCGCTGGCCTCGGTGCTGGACGAACTCGCGGGCATCGAGCACGGTTTCATGACCACGGTGCACGCCTACACCCAGGAGCAGAACCTCCAGGACGGTCCGCACCGCGACGCCCGCCGTGCGCGTGCCGCCGCCGTGAACATCGTGCCGACCACCACGGGCGCCGCCAAGGCGATCGGACTGGTGCTGCCGAATCTGGACGGCAAGCTGTCGGGTGACTCGATCCGGGTGCCGGTTCCGGTGGGCTCGATCGTGGAGCTCAACACCACCGTCAGCCGGGAGGTGTCGCGGGACGAGGTGCTGGCGGCCTACCGCGCCGCCGCCGAGGGGCCGCTCGCCGGCATCCTCGAATACTCCGAGGACCCGCTCGTGTCGTCCGACATCACGGGCAATCCGGCCTCGTCCGTCTTCGACTCGGCCCTCACTCGCGTGGATGGCCGCCATGTCAAGGTGGTCGCCTGGTACGACAACGAGTGGGGTTTCTCGAACCGCGTGCTCGACACACTCGACCTGCTCGCCGCGCGCTGA
- a CDS encoding MBL fold metallo-hydrolase, with amino-acid sequence MTGDLIHLTVLGSATPHATVDNPCSGYLVSQGATRLWVDAGSGTLAQLQRHVRLDEVDAIWISHLHADHSADLLTAYYAVLFADVRFDAPIPLYGPPGTADRLAHFLTNTSQRSPVESAFAFHELRDGHHANVGGLTLTTRAVEHGIPAFAVRIEAGGRSLVYSGDTAPCANLTRLAKGCDALLCEAESSQAPADGPQAHHTPEDTGDTARSAGARRLLVTHVGPTLTPAEAVRRASARFPGPVDYAAPGTTFSIG; translated from the coding sequence ATGACCGGCGATCTGATTCACCTCACCGTCCTGGGCTCCGCGACGCCCCATGCCACCGTCGACAATCCGTGCTCCGGCTACCTGGTGTCCCAGGGCGCCACCCGCCTCTGGGTGGACGCGGGCAGCGGGACACTGGCGCAGTTGCAGCGGCATGTCCGGCTCGACGAGGTGGACGCGATCTGGATCTCGCACCTGCACGCCGATCACAGCGCGGATCTGCTCACCGCGTACTACGCGGTGCTGTTCGCCGACGTCCGGTTCGACGCGCCCATCCCCCTGTACGGGCCGCCGGGCACCGCCGACCGGCTGGCCCACTTCCTGACCAACACCTCGCAGCGCAGCCCCGTCGAATCCGCCTTCGCCTTCCACGAGTTGCGTGACGGGCATCATGCGAACGTCGGCGGTCTCACGCTGACCACCCGGGCGGTGGAGCACGGCATACCGGCCTTCGCCGTGCGCATCGAGGCCGGGGGCCGGTCGCTGGTCTACTCCGGGGACACCGCTCCGTGCGCCAACCTCACACGACTGGCGAAGGGATGCGACGCGCTGCTGTGCGAGGCCGAGAGCAGCCAGGCCCCGGCCGACGGCCCCCAGGCACACCACACTCCCGAGGACACCGGCGACACGGCCAGGTCGGCCGGGGCGCGCCGGTTGCTCGTCACCCACGTCGGCCCGACCCTCACCCCGGCCGAAGCGGTACGACGCGCCTCGGCCCGGTTCCCCGGCCCCGTCGACTACGCCGCCCCCGGCACCACCTTCTCGATCGGTTGA
- a CDS encoding DUF664 domain-containing protein translates to MAEVERDWFQRVFAGRDVPPAFGASNPDGFALDPERGLDEAMTVWRAEVARGRAVIDGAALDGSGRLPEREAGHVGDRGVSLRWILVHMIEEYARHNGHADLIRERIDGVTGA, encoded by the coding sequence GTGGCCGAGGTGGAACGCGACTGGTTCCAGCGGGTGTTCGCCGGCCGGGACGTGCCGCCGGCCTTCGGGGCAAGCAACCCGGACGGCTTCGCCCTCGACCCGGAACGCGGGCTCGACGAGGCGATGACCGTCTGGCGGGCGGAGGTTGCCCGGGGGCGTGCGGTGATCGACGGAGCGGCGCTGGACGGCTCCGGCCGGCTGCCCGAGCGGGAGGCCGGTCATGTCGGTGACCGGGGAGTCTCCCTGCGCTGGATCCTGGTGCACATGATCGAGGAGTACGCGCGTCACAACGGTCACGCGGACCTCATCCGCGAGCGGATCGACGGAGTCACCGGCGCGTGA